In one Solanum lycopersicum chromosome 11, SLM_r2.1 genomic region, the following are encoded:
- the IMP3 gene encoding inositol monophosphatase 3: MAQNGSVEQFLDVAVEAAKKAGEIIREGFYKTKHVEHKGMVDLVTETDKACEDFIFNHLKQRFPSHKFIGEETTAACGNFELTDEPTWIVDPLDGTTNFVHGFPFVCVSIGLTIEKKPTVGVVYNPIIDELFTGIDGKGAFLNGKPIKVSSQSELVKALLATEAGTNRDKLVVDATTGRINSLLFKVRSLRMCGSCALNLCGVACGRLDLFYELEFGGPWDVAGGAVIVKEAGGFVFDPSGSEFDLTARRVAATNAHLKDAFIKALNE, encoded by the exons atggcACAAAATG GTTCAGTTGAACAGTTTCTTGATGTTGCAGTTGAAGCTGCTAAAAAAGCTGGAGAG ATAATTCGCGAAGGATTCTACAAGACTAAGCATGTAGAGCACAAAGGAATG GTGGATTTAGTCACAGAGACTGATAAGGCATGTgaagatttcatttttaatcatcTCAAGCAACGCTTCCCCAGCCATAAG TTCATTGGTGAAGAAACAACTGCTGCTTGTGGAAACTTTGAGCTGACTGATGAACCAACTTGGATAGTTGATCCACTTGACGGAACCACTAACTTTGTGCACGG GTTCCCTTTTGTCTGTGTATCAATCGGTCtcacaattgaaaagaaaccaACAGTTGGTGTTGTTTACAACCCAATTATCGACGAG CTTTTCACCGGTATTGATGGGAAAGGTGCTTTTCTCAACGGGAAGCCTATCAAAG TATCTTCACAGTCTGAACTCGTGAAGGCTCTTCTTGCTACAGAG GCTGGAACAAACCGGGATAAGTTAGTTGTAGATGCTACAACAGGGAGAATCAATAGCTTGCTTTTCAAG GTTAGGTCCCTTCGTATGTGTGGTTCTTGTGCATTAAATCTCTGTGGAGTTGCGTGTGGAAGGCTTGATCTCTTCTACGAACTTGAATTTGGTGGCCCTTG GGATGTTGCAGGTGGTGCTGTGATTGTGAAAGAAGCTGGAGGGTTCGTGTTTGATCC ATCTGGTTCAGAATTCGACCTCACAGCTCGACGAGTAGCTGCTACAAATGCTCATCTCAAGGATGCATTTATCAAGGCCTTGAATGAATAA